One genomic segment of Borrelia coriaceae includes these proteins:
- the fliH gene encoding flagellar assembly protein FliH, producing the protein MPKVLYKSKEVVNAVKLEFVEITNPIFKSLEIKRKENEICDINTRSIKLRNELAELMNQRAKLQDEIEHEHELAKKEIDVECSKLLEEAKEQANKIVSLANERAEALQKEAEEKKGAIELESNLKIEQIVKEHGERLKKELEIETERGRNEGYDAGFKKGCEDYDKVLRKLNNMISSLVAKRKEILESSGEHIMNLVMQIAVKVVKRIIDSQKDVVIENVNEALKKIKSKTNIVIRVNLDDIDIVNHQKHEFISKFDFIENLEVIEDVNIGKGGCVIETDFGEIDARISSQLDKIEEKFKNFSSIF; encoded by the coding sequence TTGCCTAAGGTTTTATATAAATCAAAAGAAGTTGTAAATGCAGTAAAGTTAGAGTTTGTTGAGATTACAAATCCTATTTTTAAATCTTTGGAAATTAAGAGAAAAGAAAATGAAATTTGTGATATAAATACTCGTAGTATTAAGCTTCGCAATGAACTTGCAGAGTTAATGAATCAAAGGGCAAAACTTCAAGATGAGATTGAACATGAACATGAACTTGCTAAGAAAGAAATAGATGTTGAATGTTCTAAGCTTCTTGAAGAAGCTAAAGAACAAGCTAATAAGATAGTAAGTTTGGCTAATGAGAGAGCCGAAGCTTTGCAAAAAGAAGCTGAGGAGAAAAAAGGGGCAATTGAGCTAGAATCTAATTTAAAAATTGAACAAATAGTTAAGGAACATGGAGAGAGATTAAAAAAAGAACTTGAGATAGAAACTGAAAGGGGAAGGAATGAAGGATATGATGCAGGATTTAAGAAGGGATGTGAAGATTATGATAAAGTATTAAGAAAGTTAAATAACATGATATCTTCTTTAGTTGCAAAGAGAAAAGAGATTCTTGAGTCTTCAGGAGAACACATAATGAATCTTGTAATGCAGATTGCAGTGAAGGTAGTTAAGAGGATTATAGATTCTCAAAAAGATGTTGTCATAGAAAATGTAAATGAAGCCTTAAAGAAAATTAAAAGCAAAACAAATATTGTTATTCGCGTTAATCTTGATGATATAGATATTGTGAATCATCAAAAGCATGAATTCATTTCTAAATTTGATTTTATAGAAAATCTGGAAGTTATTGAAGATGTTAATATAGGAAAAGGTGGGTGTGTTATTGAGACTGATTTTGGTGAAATAGATGCAAGAATTTCGTCCCAACTTGATAAAATAGAGGAAAAATTTAAGAATTTTTCTTCTATTTTCTAG
- a CDS encoding flagellar FlbD family protein, with amino-acid sequence MIYVTKLNGDGYYLNPCHIESIEANPDTTILLMNGKKLVVKEDIVEVVDKIKMYRREVILLDRVTQENKGVGL; translated from the coding sequence ATGATTTATGTAACTAAACTTAATGGCGATGGGTATTATTTAAATCCTTGTCATATTGAGAGTATTGAAGCTAATCCTGATACTACAATTCTTCTGATGAATGGTAAAAAATTGGTTGTTAAAGAAGATATAGTAGAGGTTGTGGATAAAATCAAGATGTATAGGAGAGAGGTTATTTTGTTAGACAGAGTTACACAAGAGAATAAGGGAGTTGGGTTATGA
- a CDS encoding periplasmic-type flagellar collar protein FlbB, translated as MNSCLSFLLRFFVWLFFVIFFLVFAFFLVDLFGIYQTRGYLPVYIRSLLFKEDVQSFEYTNVSLDEIRMMKEKEAIYIKSQQVEKLREELKKREDSLNKLEAELNQKQKDLDFKQKIIDDIVNKYRDEDANFAQAALYLINMPPEDAVKRLEELNDEIAISYMRKVEDIAKKEGRASIVPYWLSLMDSKKAAVLIRKMSVSSLE; from the coding sequence ATGAATAGTTGCTTGTCATTCTTACTTAGATTTTTTGTATGGTTATTTTTCGTTATTTTTTTCTTAGTGTTTGCATTTTTTTTGGTTGATTTATTTGGTATATATCAAACTAGAGGTTATTTGCCTGTATATATTAGGAGTTTACTTTTTAAGGAAGATGTCCAGTCGTTTGAGTATACAAATGTTAGTCTTGATGAGATTAGAATGATGAAGGAAAAAGAGGCTATTTATATTAAAAGTCAGCAAGTTGAAAAATTGAGAGAAGAGTTAAAAAAAAGAGAAGATAGTTTAAATAAATTGGAAGCCGAACTTAATCAGAAGCAAAAAGATTTAGATTTTAAACAAAAAATAATTGATGATATTGTCAATAAATATAGAGATGAAGACGCAAATTTTGCACAAGCTGCCTTATATTTAATTAATATGCCACCAGAGGATGCTGTTAAGAGGCTTGAAGAGCTTAATGATGAGATTGCAATATCTTATATGCGTAAGGTGGAAGATATTGCTAAAAAAGAGGGTCGGGCATCTATTGTTCCTTATTGGTTATCTCTTATGGATTCTAAGAAAGCTGCTGTATTGATTAGAAAAATGTCTGTTAGTTCACTGGAGTGA
- a CDS encoding flagellar hook-length control protein FliK, whose protein sequence is MSNLSKIIANLPNLNKDFNLVNTGGVFSKAKKGVFSSLISSEIQNLSDFKNSILEFIKFLKSNDLINKNFKNIYLNQTFVFDKLSDNGFVSDLKSLLKKMDNLFGFESLKVLSENLSFNSKPIDKKEILKNVEKFLFDLQILFSNLNSLVNVDIVDIGIDSSHRDLNVVNRDREKNVINIDVNNFKRDSSVKEFLNLGSRFRLIDGENYVGRYDLKETFDRLAGFIEELSASNIKHVKESFVSQISDNLIPEWNLKINHNIVNKAKIVLKSNDTGEIRLILKPKRLGSIRINLNLDSNNNLLGKIIVDNHNVKTLFEQNMYSISKMLDANGFNTSLNLSLAGSGTGFFSGSFGDDVNKRESDFNQNNVFKIEDEVEISGDLEKSINFIV, encoded by the coding sequence ATGAGTAATTTAAGTAAAATTATTGCTAATTTACCAAATTTAAATAAGGATTTCAATTTGGTAAATACAGGTGGTGTTTTTAGTAAAGCTAAAAAGGGTGTGTTTTCAAGTCTTATTTCTTCAGAGATTCAAAATCTGTCTGATTTTAAAAATTCAATATTGGAATTTATAAAGTTTTTAAAAAGTAATGATCTTATAAATAAAAATTTTAAGAATATTTATTTAAATCAGACCTTTGTTTTTGATAAATTGAGTGATAATGGCTTCGTATCTGATTTAAAATCTTTGCTAAAAAAAATGGATAATTTATTTGGGTTTGAGAGTTTGAAGGTTTTAAGTGAAAATTTGTCTTTTAACTCTAAACCGATTGACAAAAAAGAAATATTAAAAAATGTTGAAAAATTTTTATTTGATCTTCAAATTTTATTTAGCAATTTAAATTCTCTTGTTAATGTTGATATTGTAGACATTGGTATTGATTCTAGTCATAGAGATTTAAATGTTGTAAATAGAGATAGAGAAAAAAATGTTATTAATATTGATGTTAATAATTTTAAAAGAGATAGTAGTGTAAAGGAGTTCCTGAATTTAGGTTCTAGATTTAGATTAATTGATGGTGAAAATTATGTTGGCAGATATGATCTTAAGGAGACCTTTGATAGGCTTGCGGGATTTATAGAAGAACTTTCTGCTTCTAATATAAAACATGTTAAGGAATCTTTTGTCAGTCAAATTTCTGATAATTTGATTCCCGAATGGAATTTAAAAATTAATCATAATATTGTGAATAAAGCCAAAATTGTGTTAAAATCGAATGATACAGGAGAAATTAGACTAATTTTAAAGCCTAAAAGACTTGGTAGTATAAGGATTAATTTAAATCTTGATTCTAATAATAATTTATTAGGTAAGATAATAGTTGATAATCATAATGTTAAAACTCTTTTTGAGCAAAATATGTATTCAATTAGTAAAATGTTAGATGCTAATGGTTTTAATACGAGTTTAAATCTTTCTCTTGCAGGTAGTGGTACTGGATTTTTTTCTGGTAGTTTTGGTGATGATGTTAATAAGCGAGAATCTGATTTTAATCAAAATAATGTCTTTAAGATAGAAGATGAAGTTGAGATTTCTGGTGATTTGGAAAAAAGTATTAATTTTATTGTTTAG
- the flgE gene encoding flagellar hook protein FlgE, with the protein MMRSLYSGVSGLQNHQTRMDVVGNNIANVNTIGFKKGRVNFQDMISQSISGASRPTDGRGGVNPKQIGLGMSVATIDTIHTQGSFQSTQKVSDLGISGNGFFILRDGNNSFYTRAGAFDVDSDRRLVNPANGMRIQGWMAKSIGGEQVINISSDVEDLIIPIGDKEGAKATEHVTFACNLDKRLPLIEEGASEVDVARGTWVVNKTIYDNFGNTSILELRVVKDTDTPNTWNATVLVNGEENSNFTIGFNNEGALLSLNGQAGQPGDLLEFPITFGVVNANVGEVGEQQTINLRLGNVGSYTDSITQFADASTTKAIVQDGYGMGYMESYEIDQNGIITGVYSNGIRRDIGKIALASFVNPGGLAKVGDTNFSETSNSGQARIGETGLAGLGTIRAGVLEMANVDLAEQFTDMIVTQRGFQANAKTITTSDQLLQELVRLKN; encoded by the coding sequence ATGATGAGATCTTTATATTCTGGTGTTTCTGGTCTTCAGAATCATCAAACAAGGATGGATGTTGTTGGTAATAACATTGCAAATGTTAATACTATTGGGTTTAAGAAAGGAAGAGTTAATTTTCAGGACATGATATCTCAGAGTATTTCAGGAGCGTCTCGTCCTACTGATGGGCGTGGAGGTGTTAATCCAAAGCAGATTGGTCTTGGAATGAGTGTTGCTACTATTGATACTATTCATACTCAAGGGTCGTTTCAAAGCACTCAAAAAGTTTCTGATCTTGGGATTAGTGGTAATGGTTTTTTTATCTTAAGAGATGGCAATAATTCTTTTTATACAAGAGCCGGTGCATTTGATGTTGATTCTGATCGACGTCTTGTGAATCCTGCAAATGGTATGAGAATTCAAGGTTGGATGGCAAAATCTATTGGGGGAGAACAGGTTATTAATATATCTTCTGATGTTGAAGATTTAATTATTCCTATTGGAGATAAAGAGGGTGCTAAGGCTACTGAGCATGTTACTTTTGCCTGCAATCTTGATAAAAGATTACCTCTAATTGAAGAAGGTGCAAGTGAAGTGGATGTTGCTCGTGGCACTTGGGTTGTCAATAAAACTATTTATGATAACTTTGGAAATACTAGTATTCTTGAGCTTAGAGTTGTAAAAGATACAGATACTCCTAATACATGGAATGCTACAGTTTTAGTTAATGGTGAAGAAAATTCCAATTTTACAATAGGCTTTAATAATGAAGGTGCGTTGCTTTCTTTAAATGGTCAGGCGGGTCAACCTGGTGATTTACTTGAGTTTCCTATAACTTTTGGAGTTGTAAATGCTAATGTTGGGGAAGTTGGTGAACAGCAAACTATTAATCTTAGACTTGGAAATGTTGGTAGTTATACTGATTCGATTACCCAATTTGCTGATGCAAGTACTACAAAGGCTATTGTGCAGGATGGTTATGGTATGGGATATATGGAAAGTTATGAGATCGATCAAAATGGTATAATAACAGGGGTTTATTCAAATGGTATTAGGCGAGATATTGGTAAAATTGCGCTTGCTTCATTTGTTAATCCTGGAGGACTTGCAAAAGTAGGTGATACTAATTTTAGTGAGACAAGTAATTCAGGTCAGGCTCGGATAGGTGAAACTGGTTTAGCAGGTCTTGGTACTATTAGAGCAGGAGTTTTAGAAATGGCTAATGTTGATCTTGCTGAACAATTTACAGATATGATAGTAACTCAAAGAGGTTTTCAGGCTAATGCTAAGACTATAACCACTTCAGATCAGTTATTGCAAGAGCTTGTGAGGCTTAAGAATTAA
- the motB gene encoding flagellar motor protein MotB → MALKLRKKRSKCAEGAPDYMLTYGDMVTLLLVFFVTMFSLNDVIVKENVLKIMSASFTGSGFFKGGKTLDINKLSYLSNSFMSLPSTEKNKQATQASKNKSIIEFIEKIQSNRVIVRQHERGIVVSLLADAFFDSASAEVKLNENRETIQKIASFIGFLDSQGYNFKIEGHTDNIDVNINGAWKSNWELSSARAVNMLEQILNYTDQSKIQSIESKFEVSGFAGSRPIATDDTPEGRAYNRRIDILITSDASLSSTKGINQ, encoded by the coding sequence ATGGCATTGAAACTTAGGAAAAAGCGTTCAAAATGTGCAGAAGGTGCTCCTGATTATATGTTGACTTATGGAGATATGGTGACCTTGTTGCTTGTTTTTTTTGTTACTATGTTTTCATTGAATGATGTTATTGTCAAGGAGAATGTATTAAAAATAATGTCAGCTTCATTTACAGGTTCTGGATTTTTTAAAGGTGGGAAGACTCTAGATATTAATAAGCTTTCTTATTTGAGCAATAGTTTTATGTCTCTACCCTCTACTGAGAAGAATAAGCAGGCTACTCAGGCTTCTAAGAATAAGTCTATTATTGAATTTATTGAAAAGATTCAGTCTAATAGGGTTATTGTTAGGCAGCATGAACGGGGTATTGTTGTATCTCTTTTAGCCGATGCTTTTTTTGATTCAGCTAGTGCTGAAGTTAAGCTTAATGAGAATAGGGAAACTATACAAAAGATAGCTTCTTTTATTGGGTTTTTAGATAGTCAAGGGTATAATTTTAAAATTGAAGGACATACAGACAATATTGATGTTAATATAAATGGGGCTTGGAAAAGCAATTGGGAGCTTTCTTCAGCAAGAGCAGTAAATATGTTAGAGCAGATTTTAAATTATACTGATCAGTCTAAGATACAAAGTATTGAGAGTAAATTTGAGGTATCCGGATTTGCGGGTAGTAGACCGATTGCAACAGATGATACCCCTGAAGGTAGGGCTTATAATAGAAGAATAGATATTTTAATTACTAGTGATGCTTCTTTGAGTTCTACTAAAGGTATTAATCAATAA
- a CDS encoding motility protein A, whose amino-acid sequence MNLASIIGWGVGFGAILISMAFTPTGLGVFWDLSSVFITVIGSFSALVASSEISTVKKIPTYLGFFFKKNSFGKVPIIKNLVELSEKARKEGLLSLDDELDQINDPFFKSGMRLVVDGTDPEIIRTMLYLELDQMQERHKIGAGLFGTWSKLAPAFGMIGTLIGLIALLGNLEDRSALGSSMAVALITTLYGTIMANLMLIPIQIKLEAIDLEEASVRTMIVEGILSIQAGDNPRILEQKLVTFLTPKDRSNLGSGMFGGE is encoded by the coding sequence ATGAATTTGGCTAGTATAATTGGATGGGGAGTTGGATTTGGTGCTATTTTAATTTCTATGGCATTTACTCCTACAGGATTAGGCGTTTTTTGGGATTTGAGTTCTGTGTTTATTACGGTTATTGGTTCTTTTTCTGCACTTGTGGCTTCATCAGAGATTTCCACTGTTAAAAAAATTCCTACATACTTAGGATTTTTCTTTAAAAAAAATTCTTTTGGTAAGGTTCCCATTATAAAAAATTTAGTGGAACTTTCAGAAAAAGCTAGAAAGGAAGGGCTCTTATCTCTTGATGATGAACTTGATCAAATTAATGATCCCTTTTTTAAATCTGGAATGCGACTTGTTGTTGATGGTACTGATCCTGAAATAATTAGAACAATGCTTTATCTTGAACTTGATCAAATGCAAGAGAGACATAAAATTGGTGCTGGTCTTTTTGGAACTTGGTCAAAGCTTGCTCCTGCTTTTGGAATGATCGGTACGCTTATTGGGCTTATAGCTCTTCTTGGAAATTTAGAGGACAGATCAGCTCTTGGTTCTTCTATGGCTGTTGCTCTTATTACAACTCTTTATGGTACAATAATGGCAAATTTAATGTTGATTCCTATTCAAATTAAATTAGAGGCTATAGATCTTGAGGAAGCGTCAGTTAGGACAATGATAGTTGAGGGTATTTTATCAATTCAGGCAGGGGACAATCCTAGGATTTTAGAACAAAAATTGGTAACATTTTTAACTCCTAAGGATAGGAGTAACCTTGGAAGCGGTATGTTTGGGGGAGAATGA
- the fliL gene encoding flagellar basal body-associated protein FliL produces the protein MPDRDDGSMDVGGSNNKRIGLLPDVIIKILQILAIGLFTVVIMIIVSYFVSKMVVSQSGAPNNFPIFSNEYLGKPPMLIWYESIDEIRGTTQDTPPKTFVIKLALGYAENNVNILNELGRQKVRLKDIIREYFSQRTGQEIKNESQIKAELKARINSILRNGEIKEIALTQIDIFDM, from the coding sequence ATGCCTGACAGAGATGATGGTAGTATGGATGTAGGTGGTTCTAATAATAAAAGAATTGGGCTACTACCTGATGTTATAATAAAAATTTTGCAAATATTAGCTATAGGACTATTTACTGTTGTTATCATGATAATAGTTTCTTATTTCGTTTCTAAGATGGTAGTAAGTCAAAGTGGGGCACCTAATAATTTTCCAATTTTTTCTAATGAATATTTGGGGAAACCTCCTATGCTTATATGGTATGAGAGCATAGATGAAATTAGAGGAACTACTCAAGATACCCCCCCAAAGACTTTCGTTATAAAACTTGCCTTGGGTTATGCTGAGAATAATGTAAATATTTTAAATGAGCTTGGAAGACAGAAAGTACGGTTAAAAGATATTATTAGAGAATATTTTAGTCAAAGAACAGGGCAAGAGATCAAGAATGAAAGTCAGATTAAGGCAGAACTTAAGGCTAGAATTAATAGTATTCTTAGAAATGGTGAAATCAAAGAAATAGCATTAACGCAGATTGATATTTTTGATATGTGA
- the fliM gene encoding flagellar motor switch protein FliM, with product MAGNPGALSQDDIDSLLESINSSDTLSSDDSLSNIISSPMGKKQKVKVYDFKRPDKFSKEQVRTVSSFHEAFARYTTTSLSALLRKMVHVHVASVDQLTYEEFIRSIPNPTTLAIINMDPLKGSAIFEVDPTIAFAIVDRLFGGDGDTIKDRSRDLTEIEQSVMESVIIRILANMREAWSQVVDLRPRFGHIEVNPQFAQIVPPTEMVILVTLEVKIGKVEGLMNFCLPYITIEPIVSKLSTRYWHSLIGVGTTSENLDVIREKLENTDMLLVAEIGEVKLKVREILSLEEGDVINLENSPINKDLILKVGTKEKFKCRMGLVGNKIAVQITEKVGEVEDFDLLKELTEEVE from the coding sequence ATGGCAGGTAATCCGGGAGCATTATCACAAGATGATATAGACAGTCTTTTAGAATCTATTAATTCATCTGATACTTTATCATCAGATGATTCACTTTCTAATATTATATCTAGTCCTATGGGCAAAAAACAAAAGGTTAAAGTGTATGATTTTAAAAGACCAGATAAATTTTCAAAAGAACAAGTAAGGACGGTATCAAGTTTTCATGAAGCATTTGCAAGGTATACTACAACTTCACTTTCGGCACTTTTGAGAAAGATGGTTCATGTGCATGTAGCTTCAGTTGATCAGTTGACTTATGAAGAGTTTATTAGATCTATTCCAAATCCTACCACTTTGGCAATAATTAACATGGATCCTCTTAAGGGTTCTGCTATATTTGAGGTTGATCCAACCATTGCGTTTGCAATAGTTGATAGGCTTTTTGGAGGCGATGGAGATACTATTAAGGATAGGAGTAGAGATTTAACAGAAATAGAACAGTCTGTAATGGAAAGTGTTATTATCCGTATACTTGCTAATATGCGAGAAGCTTGGTCTCAGGTAGTCGATCTGAGACCTCGTTTTGGCCATATAGAAGTTAATCCTCAATTTGCCCAAATAGTTCCCCCAACAGAAATGGTTATTTTAGTAACTCTTGAAGTTAAAATAGGTAAAGTTGAGGGGCTTATGAATTTTTGTTTGCCTTATATTACAATAGAGCCTATTGTATCTAAGCTTTCAACAAGGTATTGGCATTCTTTAATTGGTGTGGGCACTACTAGTGAAAATCTTGATGTAATTAGAGAAAAGCTTGAAAATACAGATATGCTTTTAGTAGCTGAAATTGGAGAGGTTAAGTTAAAGGTAAGAGAGATATTGTCGTTAGAAGAAGGAGATGTGATTAATCTTGAAAATTCTCCAATAAATAAGGATTTGATCTTAAAGGTAGGAACTAAAGAGAAATTTAAATGTAGAATGGGTCTTGTTGGAAATAAGATTGCAGTTCAGATTACAGAGAAAGTTGGTGAAGTAGAGGATTTTGACTTGTTAAAGGAGCTTACAGAAGAAGTTGAATAG
- the flgD gene encoding flagellar hook assembly protein FlgD, translating into MSRVDSIDNLVSVGKSKEVSNSRVQRSIKGSNLGRDDFLKLLITQLKYQDPTDPMKDKEFIAQMAQFSSLEQMTNMSKSFESLASVLGISKELDLLGKIVEFEHGDGEIVKGRVTNVKTGIIPQIMIDGKYYVYDNILSVGLEE; encoded by the coding sequence ATGAGTAGAGTTGATAGTATTGACAATTTAGTTAGTGTAGGTAAATCTAAGGAAGTATCTAATTCTAGGGTACAAAGAAGTATTAAAGGGAGCAATCTTGGTAGGGATGATTTTTTAAAATTACTTATTACTCAACTTAAATATCAAGATCCTACAGATCCAATGAAAGATAAAGAATTTATTGCTCAAATGGCGCAATTTTCATCACTTGAGCAAATGACAAATATGAGTAAATCTTTTGAGAGTCTTGCATCCGTTCTTGGCATAAGTAAAGAATTGGATTTATTGGGAAAAATAGTTGAATTTGAGCATGGTGATGGCGAGATTGTTAAAGGTAGAGTTACAAATGTTAAAACTGGAATAATTCCACAAATTATGATTGATGGCAAGTATTATGTTTATGATAATATTTTATCAGTAGGATTGGAGGAGTAA
- a CDS encoding FliI/YscN family ATPase: MNNFFEGYSKILDELEPVSLIGTVKKIKGLLIESFGPRCGIGDLCLIEQRSGKIIHAEVLGFNGSFVSLMAYEGFDGIEVGDKVYSLNKKPQINISDELLGRVIDSLGRPIDSKSQFLNNHYKELSFSSINPLSRGIFSEQIVTGVRVLDGFLPVAKGQRVGIFSGAGVGKSTLLGMIAKNSKADINVIAFIGERGRELNEFIKYELGEECFKRSVLIVSTSDESPISRYKGAYTATLIAEYFRDRGMDVMLLFDSITRFANAKREISLSMGEPPATKGYPPSVFVEIPILLERSGLNDKGSITGFYTVLVEGDDFTEPISDNMKAVLDGHIILDRDLSDRGIYPSVNILSSTSRSLHRIVSFERQKLISKIRNLLSLYKNYEDLVKTGIYIKGSNQEVDLAIAKYPKIIDFLSQGIQEEFDFESLDSELREILA; the protein is encoded by the coding sequence ATGAACAACTTCTTTGAAGGTTATTCAAAAATATTGGATGAGCTTGAGCCTGTATCGCTTATTGGTACGGTAAAAAAAATCAAAGGACTTTTAATAGAGAGTTTTGGTCCAAGGTGTGGTATTGGTGATTTATGTTTAATTGAACAGAGAAGTGGTAAGATAATACATGCTGAAGTTTTGGGCTTTAATGGATCTTTTGTTAGCCTTATGGCTTATGAAGGTTTTGATGGAATTGAGGTTGGTGATAAGGTTTATTCCTTGAATAAAAAACCCCAAATTAATATTAGCGATGAGTTACTTGGCAGGGTGATTGATTCTCTTGGTAGGCCTATTGATAGTAAGAGTCAGTTTCTTAACAATCATTATAAGGAATTAAGTTTTAGTAGTATTAATCCTCTAAGTAGAGGTATTTTTTCTGAACAAATAGTTACTGGAGTTAGAGTTCTTGATGGGTTTTTGCCAGTTGCAAAGGGGCAACGTGTAGGAATTTTCTCAGGTGCTGGTGTTGGAAAATCTACTTTGCTAGGTATGATTGCTAAAAATTCTAAGGCAGATATTAATGTTATTGCATTTATTGGGGAGAGAGGTCGTGAGCTTAATGAGTTTATTAAGTATGAGCTTGGAGAAGAGTGCTTTAAGAGGAGTGTTTTAATTGTTTCAACTTCTGATGAATCTCCTATTTCAAGATATAAAGGGGCTTATACCGCAACATTAATAGCAGAATATTTTAGAGATCGTGGAATGGACGTTATGTTGCTCTTTGATTCAATTACAAGATTTGCAAATGCTAAAAGGGAAATTAGTCTTTCTATGGGAGAGCCGCCTGCCACTAAAGGATATCCTCCTTCTGTTTTTGTAGAAATTCCTATTTTGCTTGAACGTTCAGGATTAAATGATAAGGGTAGTATTACAGGGTTTTATACTGTTCTTGTTGAGGGTGATGATTTTACAGAACCGATATCTGATAATATGAAAGCTGTTTTAGATGGGCACATTATTTTAGATAGAGATTTATCTGATAGAGGTATTTATCCCTCAGTTAATATTTTGAGTTCGACTTCAAGATCTCTTCATAGAATAGTGAGTTTTGAGCGACAAAAATTAATATCTAAAATTAGGAATTTGTTATCACTTTATAAAAATTATGAAGATTTAGTTAAGACAGGGATTTATATAAAAGGTTCTAATCAGGAAGTTGACTTGGCAATTGCAAAGTATCCAAAGATTATTGATTTTTTGTCTCAAGGTATACAAGAGGAATTCGATTTTGAAAGTTTGGATAGTGAATTGAGAGAAATATTAGCTTGA
- the fliG gene encoding flagellar motor switch protein FliG, whose protein sequence is MEEQKEKEIFGVSTLTGKQKAAILLVSIGSEISSKIFKYLSQEEIEALTFEIARLDVVTSELKDSVLLEFKELMMAQEFIQKGGIDYARELLEKSLGTQKAVDIINNLGSALQSRPFEFVRRADPANILNFIQQEHPQTIALILSYLDPQKASFILSSLPTEIQTNVARRIALMDRTSPEVVREVERVLEKKLASLSSEDYTSAGGVDNVVEIINMADRKTEKFIIESLEEEDPELAEEIKKKMFVFEDIVLLDDRSIQRILREIDGQELAKALKSVDAPVQDKIFKNMSKRAAGMLKEDMEFLGPTRRKDVEEAQQKIVSLIRKLEEQGEIVISRGGEEDVLV, encoded by the coding sequence ATGGAAGAGCAAAAGGAAAAAGAGATATTTGGTGTTTCTACTTTAACGGGGAAACAGAAAGCTGCTATTTTGTTAGTTTCAATAGGTTCTGAAATTTCATCTAAAATATTTAAATATTTGTCTCAAGAAGAGATAGAGGCTTTGACCTTTGAGATAGCCAGGCTTGATGTTGTTACCTCTGAGCTTAAAGATAGTGTGCTCTTAGAGTTTAAAGAGTTAATGATGGCTCAGGAGTTTATTCAAAAGGGTGGCATAGATTATGCTAGAGAGCTTCTTGAAAAATCTCTTGGTACTCAAAAAGCGGTAGATATTATCAATAATTTGGGTTCTGCTTTGCAATCAAGGCCTTTTGAATTTGTTAGAAGAGCAGATCCTGCTAATATTTTAAACTTTATTCAACAAGAACATCCACAAACAATAGCTTTGATACTCTCATATCTTGATCCTCAAAAGGCTTCGTTTATTCTCTCAAGTCTTCCTACTGAAATTCAGACTAATGTTGCAAGAAGAATTGCATTGATGGATAGGACTTCTCCTGAAGTGGTAAGAGAAGTTGAAAGAGTGCTTGAAAAAAAATTAGCTTCTTTATCTTCAGAGGATTATACTTCAGCTGGTGGCGTTGATAATGTTGTTGAAATAATTAATATGGCTGATCGAAAAACAGAAAAGTTTATTATTGAATCTCTTGAAGAAGAGGATCCTGAGCTTGCAGAGGAAATAAAGAAGAAGATGTTTGTATTTGAAGATATCGTTCTTCTCGATGATAGATCAATACAGAGAATTTTAAGAGAAATAGATGGTCAGGAATTAGCAAAAGCTTTAAAGTCAGTTGATGCGCCTGTTCAAGATAAGATTTTCAAAAATATGTCTAAGAGAGCTGCTGGAATGCTTAAGGAAGATATGGAATTTTTGGGGCCTACTAGGCGTAAGGATGTTGAAGAGGCTCAGCAAAAAATTGTTTCTCTTATTAGAAAGTTAGAAGAGCAAGGTGAAATAGTAATCTCAAGAGGTGGTGAGGAAGATGTTCTTGTTTAA